A genomic segment from Amycolatopsis camponoti encodes:
- a CDS encoding ABC transporter substrate-binding protein has protein sequence MSSPWSRTVPRRMFCLLAAGGLALGVAACGDDGTAAAPGGKVKITVTGQPPTSQPFERSVFDADVKEFEASHPNIQIEPHEGFMDPKTFSAKLAGGQLEDVYYVYFTDPAQIIARRQAADITEAAKSVPHINDIKPELLDNFRDASGKLYGLPTMNYTMGLVYSRPLFQKAGLDPDKPPTTWDEVRADAKKIAALGNGVVGYADYSKNNQGGWHMTGWMYSMGGDIARKDGDKWVADFNNEKGKQALQYLHDMRWTDNSMGAKQLLEATDVQRMMGAGQLGMYMAAPDNVPVLVKQFNGKYEDYGIAGMPGGQGTLLGGEGYMINPKASPDKVKAGLEWIQWKYLNPDRFEKHIQQYVDGKQPVGLPAEPTPDVWTGAVRDQQLTLKAKYANVPAKNYQSYVDTTSKIKGSIEPPGAQQIYAALDSVMQAVLTDQNANLDQQLSSASSKVNSVLAQVK, from the coding sequence ATGAGCAGTCCCTGGTCCCGAACCGTGCCCCGCCGAATGTTCTGCCTGCTGGCCGCAGGTGGCCTCGCACTGGGGGTGGCCGCCTGCGGTGACGACGGCACCGCCGCCGCGCCCGGGGGCAAGGTGAAGATCACGGTCACCGGCCAGCCGCCGACCAGCCAGCCGTTCGAGCGCAGCGTGTTCGACGCCGACGTCAAGGAGTTCGAGGCCTCCCACCCGAACATCCAGATCGAGCCCCACGAGGGGTTCATGGACCCGAAGACGTTCTCCGCGAAGCTCGCCGGCGGGCAGCTCGAGGACGTCTACTACGTCTACTTCACCGACCCGGCCCAGATCATCGCACGCCGTCAAGCCGCCGACATCACGGAAGCCGCGAAGAGCGTTCCGCACATCAACGACATCAAGCCGGAACTGCTGGACAACTTCCGGGACGCAAGCGGCAAGCTCTACGGCCTGCCGACGATGAACTACACGATGGGCCTGGTCTACAGCCGCCCGCTGTTCCAGAAGGCCGGGCTCGACCCGGACAAGCCGCCGACCACCTGGGACGAGGTCCGCGCGGACGCGAAGAAGATCGCCGCGCTGGGCAACGGCGTCGTCGGGTACGCCGACTACAGCAAGAACAACCAGGGCGGCTGGCACATGACCGGCTGGATGTACTCGATGGGCGGCGACATCGCCCGCAAGGACGGCGACAAGTGGGTCGCCGACTTCAACAACGAAAAGGGCAAGCAGGCCCTCCAGTACCTGCACGACATGCGCTGGACCGACAACTCGATGGGCGCCAAGCAGCTCCTCGAAGCCACCGACGTCCAGCGCATGATGGGCGCCGGCCAGCTCGGCATGTACATGGCCGCCCCGGACAACGTTCCCGTGCTGGTCAAGCAGTTCAACGGCAAGTACGAGGACTACGGCATCGCCGGCATGCCCGGCGGCCAGGGCACGCTGCTCGGCGGCGAGGGCTACATGATCAACCCGAAGGCCTCGCCGGACAAGGTCAAGGCCGGCCTCGAGTGGATCCAGTGGAAGTACCTCAACCCGGACCGCTTCGAGAAGCACATCCAGCAGTACGTCGACGGCAAGCAGCCGGTCGGCCTGCCCGCCGAGCCGACCCCGGACGTCTGGACGGGCGCGGTCCGCGACCAGCAGCTGACCCTGAAGGCCAAGTACGCCAACGTTCCCGCCAAGAACTACCAGTCCTACGTGGACACCACCAGCAAGATCAAGGGCAGCATCGAGCCGCCGGGCGCGCAGCAGATCTACGCCGCGCTCGACAGCGTGATGCAGGCGGTCCTCACCGACCAGAACGCGAACCTCGACCAGCAGCTGTCGTCCGCGTCCTCGAAGGTCAACAGTGTCCTCGCCCAGGTCAAGTAG
- a CDS encoding glycoside hydrolase family 13 protein, which yields MTDKTGWWRSAAIYQVYIRSFADGNGDGVGDLAGVRARLDHLADLGIDAIWFTPWYPSPMDDGGYDVADFRDIEPLFGTLAEAEDLIAEAHARGIRVIIDIVPNHCSDEHRWFQAALEAGPGSPERQRFWFRPGRGPDGSEPPNNWKSRFGGSAWTRVADGEWYLHLYSSRQPDFNWDNPEIRTEFEDVLRFWFDRGVDGFRIDVADGLVKDPRLPDVDEGDETPFSDMEGLHEIYRSWRKIADSYAGERVLVGEMWLPDMSRAARYLRRDELHSAFNFDFLVCPWEAPRFRDVISRTLRAHDEVGAPAAWVLSNHDVTRHVTRYGRQGDTGFSFANRLHELPVDLSLGTQRARAAALLTLALPGGLYVYQGEELGLWEVLDIADDLRQDPVWARTNGADPGRDGCRVPIPWSGDEPPFGFGSGDAWLPQPEEWKAYTASAEAADPESMLSLYRDGLRLRRDLPTGELEWLSLGDDVLAFRIGTGFTFALNFSAAPVPLPSGEVLLASGPVDAQLPTDTAVWLRS from the coding sequence GTGACCGACAAGACCGGCTGGTGGCGGAGCGCGGCGATCTACCAGGTCTACATCCGCAGCTTCGCGGACGGCAACGGCGACGGCGTCGGCGACCTCGCCGGCGTCCGCGCCCGGCTGGACCACCTGGCCGACCTGGGGATCGACGCGATCTGGTTCACCCCGTGGTACCCCTCGCCGATGGACGACGGCGGCTACGACGTCGCCGACTTCCGCGACATCGAGCCGCTCTTCGGCACGCTCGCCGAGGCGGAGGACCTGATCGCCGAGGCGCACGCGCGCGGCATCCGGGTGATCATCGACATCGTGCCCAACCACTGCTCCGACGAGCACCGGTGGTTCCAGGCCGCGCTCGAAGCGGGCCCGGGATCGCCGGAGCGGCAACGGTTCTGGTTCCGGCCGGGCCGTGGGCCGGACGGGTCCGAGCCGCCGAACAACTGGAAGTCGCGCTTCGGCGGATCCGCGTGGACCCGTGTGGCGGACGGCGAGTGGTACCTGCACCTCTACAGCTCCCGCCAGCCCGACTTCAACTGGGACAACCCGGAGATCCGCACGGAGTTCGAGGACGTGCTGCGGTTCTGGTTCGACCGCGGGGTCGACGGCTTCCGCATCGACGTCGCCGACGGGCTGGTCAAGGACCCGCGGCTGCCCGACGTCGACGAGGGCGACGAGACGCCGTTCTCCGACATGGAGGGCCTGCACGAGATCTACCGGTCGTGGCGCAAGATCGCCGACAGCTACGCGGGCGAGCGCGTGCTGGTCGGCGAGATGTGGCTGCCGGACATGTCCCGCGCGGCGCGCTACCTGCGCCGCGACGAGCTGCACTCGGCGTTCAACTTCGACTTCCTGGTGTGCCCGTGGGAGGCGCCGCGCTTCCGGGACGTCATCTCCCGGACGTTGCGCGCGCACGACGAGGTCGGTGCCCCGGCGGCGTGGGTGCTGTCGAACCACGACGTGACGCGGCACGTCACGCGGTACGGCCGTCAGGGCGACACGGGTTTCTCGTTCGCCAACCGGCTGCACGAGCTGCCGGTGGACCTCTCGCTCGGCACCCAGCGGGCCCGGGCGGCGGCGCTGCTGACGCTGGCGCTGCCCGGTGGCCTGTACGTCTACCAGGGCGAAGAGCTGGGGCTGTGGGAGGTCCTGGACATCGCGGACGACCTGCGCCAGGACCCGGTGTGGGCCCGCACGAACGGCGCCGACCCGGGCCGTGACGGCTGCCGGGTGCCGATCCCGTGGTCGGGTGACGAGCCGCCGTTCGGGTTCGGTTCCGGTGACGCGTGGCTGCCGCAGCCCGAGGAGTGGAAGGCCTACACGGCTTCGGCCGAAGCGGCGGACCCGGAGTCGATGCTGTCGCTGTACCGCGACGGCCTGCGGCTCCGGCGTGACCTGCCGACGGGTGAGCTGGAGTGGCTCTCCCTCGGCGACGACGTGCTGGCGTTCCGGATCGGGACGGGGTTCACGTTCGCGCTGAACTTCTCGGCCGCCCCGGTGCCCCTGCCGTCGGGTGAGGTGCTGCTGGCGAGCGGGCCGGTCGACGCGCAGCTGCCCACCGATACCGCGGTGTGGCTGCGGTCCTGA
- a CDS encoding carbohydrate ABC transporter permease, producing the protein MRTLVSPGALRSPRGKVVYGVVFACTLVVFLLAFMFPLYWVVTGAMKSPQELAQTPATLIPHEWHPETFADAWDQLSLGKYFLNTLVVAGGAWLAQLAIDVPAAFALSKLRPKFGNVVLGLMLATLMLPATALLVPTYVTVTDLPLLHLNLINSPTAVWLPAAANAFNIYLLKRFFDQIPDELIEAARIDGAGPVRTLWRIILPISRPILAVVSILAVVTAWKDFIWPLLVFPDTEKQTLSVMLQRVAIDMPLNVLVAGMVLASLPMVALFLAFQRQILAGLTAGSIKG; encoded by the coding sequence ATGAGAACCCTCGTCTCCCCCGGCGCGCTGCGCAGCCCGCGCGGCAAGGTCGTCTACGGCGTCGTCTTCGCCTGCACGCTCGTGGTGTTCCTCCTGGCCTTCATGTTCCCGCTGTACTGGGTCGTCACGGGCGCGATGAAGTCTCCGCAGGAGCTGGCGCAGACTCCGGCGACGCTCATCCCGCACGAGTGGCACCCGGAGACCTTCGCCGACGCCTGGGACCAGCTGAGCCTGGGCAAGTACTTCCTCAACACGCTCGTCGTCGCCGGCGGCGCGTGGCTGGCGCAGCTGGCCATCGACGTCCCGGCCGCGTTCGCGCTGTCGAAGCTGCGCCCGAAGTTCGGCAACGTCGTGCTCGGGCTCATGCTGGCGACGCTGATGCTGCCGGCCACGGCCCTGCTCGTCCCGACGTACGTGACGGTGACGGACCTGCCGCTGCTGCACCTCAACCTGATCAACTCGCCGACCGCGGTCTGGCTCCCGGCGGCGGCGAACGCGTTCAACATCTACCTGCTGAAGCGGTTCTTCGACCAGATCCCGGACGAGCTGATCGAGGCGGCGCGCATCGACGGCGCCGGGCCGGTGCGCACGCTCTGGCGGATCATCCTGCCGATCTCGCGGCCGATCCTGGCCGTGGTGTCGATCCTCGCGGTGGTCACCGCGTGGAAGGACTTCATCTGGCCGCTGCTGGTGTTCCCGGACACCGAAAAGCAGACGCTCTCGGTGATGCTGCAACGGGTGGCGATCGACATGCCGCTCAACGTGCTCGTCGCCGGGATGGTGCTGGCCAGCCTGCCGATGGTGGCGCTGTTCCTGGCGTTCCAGCGGCAGATCCTCGCCGGGCTGACCGCCGGCAGCATCAAGGGCTGA
- a CDS encoding discoidin domain-containing protein, with protein sequence MTMSRIPALLAVALAASGLAVLSGSAPAVAATCPVTASGGASVPFRTVEAECSATNGSAVGPDYTQASIASEASGRQAVRITTGQYVEFTLPAAANSINVHYNLPDGSSGRLSVSVNGSKLALPVTSRYTYVDTGFITGSKTHHFFDDARVMFGQNLAAGAKVRVQADSGDVGQATIDLADFEQVGGAGSKPANALSVTDYGATANDSSDDSQAFRNALSAARSQAREVWVPSGRFEIGSALQIDQTTVRGAGPWYTVLHGNNIFNNGSASGNIKLYDFAVFGDVTERNDGSPDNAFHGVLGNGSVVSGLWIQDTKCGLWLMNGASSNLTIENNRILDTQADGVNFDGAVTNSTLRNNYLRNNGDDGLALWSNGQADSGNSLVNNTVVQPNLANGIALYGGSNNTVSGNLVQDTNALGGGYLVANRFNSVPLGGTVTLSNNTALRAGALDPNWQFGVGALWFDARDQAIAGVTIRVTGFTAIQSPYEAIQFIDGNGQGKQIQGVTLDGVSVQGAGTFVAQSQTQGSVSISNLTASGVGVTGTYNCPYPTSIPRMTFTGSGNSGWTGTWGDCSTWPAPNSGPPQPPTSGSNLARGKAISASASVGGFPPSNAVDGDANSYWESANNAFPQTLTVDLGAAASINKVTLRLPPSSAWGARTETVTISGSTDGGSYTTLVGSRGYAFDPASGNTASASFAATSQRFVRLTFTGNTGWPAGQVSEFEVAAS encoded by the coding sequence ATGACGATGTCCCGCATTCCCGCTCTCCTCGCCGTCGCGCTCGCCGCGTCCGGCCTGGCGGTGCTTTCCGGCAGCGCCCCCGCCGTGGCCGCGACCTGCCCGGTCACGGCGTCCGGCGGCGCGAGCGTGCCGTTCCGGACCGTCGAAGCCGAGTGCTCGGCGACGAACGGCTCGGCCGTCGGTCCCGACTACACCCAGGCTTCGATCGCCTCGGAAGCCTCCGGGCGGCAGGCCGTGCGGATCACGACCGGCCAGTACGTCGAGTTCACCCTGCCCGCGGCGGCCAACTCGATCAACGTCCACTACAACCTCCCCGACGGCTCGTCCGGCAGGCTTTCGGTGTCCGTCAACGGGTCCAAGCTCGCGCTACCGGTGACGTCGCGCTACACCTATGTGGACACCGGCTTCATCACCGGTTCGAAGACGCACCACTTCTTCGACGACGCCCGTGTGATGTTCGGGCAGAACTTGGCGGCGGGTGCGAAGGTCCGAGTGCAGGCCGACTCGGGTGACGTCGGGCAGGCGACCATCGACCTCGCGGACTTCGAGCAGGTCGGCGGCGCGGGCTCGAAGCCTGCCAACGCGCTCTCGGTGACCGACTACGGTGCCACGGCGAACGACTCGTCGGACGACTCGCAGGCGTTCCGCAACGCACTGTCGGCGGCGCGTTCGCAGGCTCGCGAGGTCTGGGTCCCGTCCGGCCGGTTCGAGATCGGGTCGGCCCTGCAGATCGACCAGACCACGGTCCGCGGCGCCGGGCCGTGGTACACGGTGTTGCACGGCAACAACATCTTCAACAACGGCAGCGCGTCCGGGAACATCAAGCTGTACGACTTCGCGGTGTTCGGCGACGTCACCGAACGCAACGACGGCAGCCCGGACAACGCGTTCCACGGCGTCCTCGGCAACGGCTCGGTCGTCAGCGGCCTGTGGATCCAGGACACGAAGTGCGGGCTGTGGCTGATGAACGGCGCGTCGTCGAACCTCACCATCGAGAACAACCGCATCCTCGACACGCAGGCCGACGGCGTGAACTTCGACGGCGCGGTGACGAACTCGACGTTGCGCAACAACTACCTGCGCAACAACGGCGACGACGGGCTCGCGCTCTGGTCGAACGGCCAGGCCGACTCGGGCAACTCGCTGGTGAACAACACGGTCGTGCAGCCGAACCTGGCCAACGGGATCGCGCTGTACGGCGGCTCGAACAACACGGTCAGCGGCAACCTCGTCCAGGACACCAACGCCCTCGGCGGCGGGTACCTGGTGGCGAACCGGTTCAACTCGGTGCCGCTCGGTGGCACGGTCACGCTGTCGAACAACACGGCACTGCGGGCCGGGGCCCTCGACCCGAACTGGCAGTTCGGCGTCGGGGCGCTGTGGTTCGACGCGCGCGACCAGGCGATCGCCGGCGTCACGATCCGGGTCACCGGGTTCACCGCGATCCAGAGCCCGTACGAGGCGATCCAGTTCATCGACGGAAACGGGCAGGGCAAGCAGATCCAGGGCGTCACGCTCGACGGCGTCTCGGTGCAGGGCGCCGGCACGTTCGTGGCGCAGTCGCAGACGCAGGGGTCGGTGTCGATCAGCAACCTGACCGCGTCCGGTGTCGGCGTGACCGGGACGTACAACTGCCCGTACCCGACGTCGATCCCGCGGATGACGTTCACCGGGTCCGGCAACAGCGGCTGGACCGGCACGTGGGGCGACTGCTCGACGTGGCCCGCGCCGAACTCGGGACCGCCGCAGCCGCCCACGTCCGGCAGCAACCTCGCGCGCGGCAAGGCGATCAGCGCGTCGGCGTCCGTCGGTGGCTTTCCGCCGTCGAACGCGGTGGACGGTGACGCGAACTCGTACTGGGAGAGCGCGAACAACGCGTTCCCGCAGACGCTGACGGTGGACCTGGGCGCGGCGGCGTCGATCAACAAGGTGACGCTGCGGCTGCCGCCGTCGTCGGCGTGGGGCGCGCGGACCGAGACGGTGACGATCTCCGGCAGTACGGACGGCGGTTCGTACACGACCCTGGTGGGTTCGCGCGGCTACGCGTTCGACCCGGCATCCGGCAACACGGCGTCGGCTTCCTTCGCGGCGACGTCCCAGCGTTTCGTGCGGCTGACGTTCACCGGCAACACGGGCTGGCCCGCGGGTCAGGTGTCCGAGTTCGAAGTGGCGGCTTCGTAG
- a CDS encoding LacI family DNA-binding transcriptional regulator has protein sequence MTRRLAEVARQVGVSEATVSRVLNGRSGVSASTRAAVLTALDVMGYERPTQLRGERARLVGLVLPELQNPIFPALAEIMGNALAQQGFTPVLCTRTAGGVSEAEYVELLLQQQVSGVVFAGGLYAQADAVHSHYHHLVERRLPTVLINAAVDHLGLPQVSCDDAVAVEQVVGHLSSLGHEKIGLVLGPSDHVPSQRKLEAFQSYAAKLGLPVLDELVEHGMFSIEGGHAAAARLYPRGATAVLCASDLLALGAVRAARRQGLSVPEDISVVGYDDSALMNCTDPPLTTTRQPIEAMGRAVVELLVKRINGGEVAAEELLFAPELVVRGSTARRTA, from the coding sequence ATGACGCGTCGTCTTGCCGAAGTCGCCCGCCAGGTCGGGGTCAGCGAAGCCACGGTCAGCCGGGTGCTCAACGGCCGGTCCGGGGTGTCCGCCAGCACCCGGGCCGCCGTGCTCACCGCGCTGGACGTGATGGGCTACGAACGCCCCACCCAGCTGCGCGGCGAGCGGGCCCGCCTGGTCGGGCTGGTGCTGCCGGAGCTGCAGAACCCCATCTTCCCCGCGCTGGCCGAGATCATGGGCAACGCGCTCGCGCAGCAGGGGTTCACGCCGGTGCTGTGCACGCGGACCGCGGGTGGGGTGTCGGAGGCGGAGTACGTCGAGCTGCTCCTGCAGCAGCAGGTGTCGGGCGTGGTGTTCGCCGGCGGGCTGTACGCGCAGGCGGACGCGGTCCACTCGCACTACCACCACCTCGTCGAGCGGCGGCTCCCGACGGTGCTGATCAACGCGGCGGTCGACCACCTCGGGCTGCCGCAGGTGTCGTGCGACGACGCGGTGGCGGTGGAGCAGGTCGTCGGGCACCTCAGTTCGCTCGGGCACGAGAAGATCGGGCTGGTCCTGGGGCCGTCGGACCACGTGCCGTCGCAGCGCAAGCTCGAGGCGTTCCAGTCGTACGCGGCGAAGCTCGGGTTGCCGGTGCTGGACGAGCTGGTGGAGCACGGCATGTTCTCGATCGAGGGCGGCCACGCGGCGGCGGCTCGCCTGTACCCCCGCGGCGCGACGGCGGTGTTGTGCGCGAGCGACCTGCTGGCCCTGGGCGCGGTGCGCGCGGCGCGTCGGCAGGGCTTGTCGGTGCCGGAGGACATTTCGGTGGTCGGCTACGACGACTCGGCGTTGATGAACTGCACCGACCCGCCGTTGACGACCACGCGGCAGCCGATCGAGGCCATGGGCCGGGCGGTGGTGGAGCTGCTGGTGAAGCGCATCAACGGCGGCGAGGTGGCGGCCGAGGAGCTGCTGTTCGCCCCGGAACTGGTGGTGCGCGGGTCCACCGCCCGCCGCACCGCCTAA
- a CDS encoding carbohydrate ABC transporter permease produces MSSPRSSSLLAWPATSSSRAGRPAVSQEERRRTRLKRKLKENLTAYGLLCAALVVFALFSWYPIVRGVLLSFQQVDFVNAPTWVGFDNFERLFADPLFGVAWRNTLLFTGLALVFGFAVPFLTAVLLNEIRHAKAFFRLAVYLPVMLPPVVTALMWKWFYDPGPGLFNSALGAVGLPGGQWLDSSTTAMLSLVFVSTWANMGSTTLIYLAALGTIPGELYEAAELDGAGLWKRLRHVTFPQTRFVLLVLLLLQIVATMQVFTEPYVMTGGGPDDSTVTVLLLLYRYAFVYNDFGSASAMSLLLFIALGVFSAWYVRLTRKADQT; encoded by the coding sequence GTGTCCTCGCCCAGGTCAAGTAGCCTGCTCGCCTGGCCCGCGACGTCGTCGTCGCGGGCCGGGCGCCCGGCCGTCTCGCAAGAAGAACGCCGCCGCACCCGGCTCAAGCGCAAGCTCAAGGAGAACCTCACCGCGTACGGCCTGCTCTGCGCCGCGCTCGTGGTGTTCGCGCTCTTCTCCTGGTACCCGATCGTGCGCGGCGTCCTGCTGAGCTTCCAGCAGGTCGACTTCGTCAACGCGCCGACGTGGGTCGGGTTCGACAACTTCGAGCGGCTCTTCGCCGATCCGCTGTTCGGCGTCGCCTGGCGCAACACCCTGCTGTTCACCGGATTGGCGCTGGTCTTCGGCTTCGCCGTCCCGTTCCTGACGGCCGTGCTGCTCAACGAGATCCGGCACGCCAAGGCGTTCTTCCGGCTCGCCGTCTACCTGCCGGTGATGCTGCCGCCGGTCGTCACGGCGCTGATGTGGAAGTGGTTCTACGACCCGGGTCCCGGCCTCTTCAACTCCGCGCTCGGCGCGGTCGGCCTGCCCGGCGGCCAGTGGCTCGACTCCTCCACGACCGCGATGCTGTCGCTGGTCTTCGTCTCGACGTGGGCCAACATGGGCAGCACCACGCTGATCTACCTGGCCGCGCTCGGCACGATCCCCGGCGAGCTGTACGAAGCCGCCGAACTGGACGGCGCCGGGCTGTGGAAACGCCTGCGGCACGTGACGTTCCCGCAGACACGGTTCGTGCTGCTGGTGCTCCTGCTGCTGCAGATCGTCGCGACGATGCAGGTCTTCACCGAGCCGTACGTGATGACCGGCGGCGGACCCGACGACTCGACGGTGACCGTGCTCCTGCTGCTCTACCGCTACGCCTTCGTCTACAACGACTTCGGCTCGGCCAGCGCCATGAGCCTGCTGCTGTTCATCGCGCTCGGCGTGTTCTCGGCGTGGTACGTCCGGCTGACGCGGAAGGCGGACCAGACATGA